The genome window TACATTCTGGAGATGTTGTTGGGCTTGGTTTGAtagtattttgttgaatatttctcACTCAGATTCATGAGATTAGCTTGGCCtactttttttgtggggggtgtTCTTTGTGATTTTTGCCCCCACCACTGGCCTTATACTTGCTAGGCATTattataccactgagctaaatccccaagctaTAGCCTGGAATTTGTTTCTTGAAAAAtctttgttggtttttaaattaGCTTTACAAGTTATAAtataaagtaatgggtttcatcatgGCATCTTCATACATAGGTGTCATACACATTGTTCTCAGTCATTCCCCTCTTTGCCTCCAGTGGACCCTTTTCATCCTCTagttccctctgcttcctgttagACATGTATGCCATGACCTGCTCGGCACCCACCTTGTTTAAGATCTTATTCTTAAGGATCCTCTTTCCAGCTTTATGACCTACAAAAACATAAGTACtcgcatacatgcacacacgtgtacattcatacatgtacatttctAAATTTAAGTTCtacatgagagaaaatgtgtgtttttGAGTCTGACTTTTTAGCCGAATAACGATTTCCAACCCATTTGCTGCaaatgtcctgacttcctttttcttttaactgtgtgaaattttttcatccattcacTTATGAGCATCGAGGCTGTTTGAGTTTCCTGACGTTTTGAATAGTGCAGCAGTAAACAGGCAGTTCCTGGAGTCCTTCTGCCGTGTACTCTAGTGCCGTAGCTGGCTTATATGGTAGCTGTTTTGTCTCTTGAGGAAGCTCCATACAGGTCTCTGTAGTGGTTGCATGCCCATCATCCGTGAATAAGGATTCGTTCCTCTTCCCCACACTCTCATCAGCATTTGCTGTCCTTTTTTCTTGGTGTCAGCATTCTCACTGGGTCCCTCTTTTTAATACCAGTGTTGTAACTTGCCTTATCAAACAGGtcactgactttttttcttcagtgcttgAGTGGTATTCATGTGACATTACAGTTTTTCATCTTGAGTGTTTGATAGAATTTGTTGAAGCTGTTGAGAGTTTTGAAAAgtgattaattttttaattgtttctttaaTTGTTCTAGGGTAATTCAGTTTAATAATTTATCTTTTGTGCATTTTTGcaagttgtgattttttttttttttacctaggaacttatctattttatttatattattaagaagtttgggattggggatttagctcagtggtagagcgcttgccctgggttcggtcctcagctctgaagaataaaaaaaaaaaaagaagttgcaccaggcagcggtggcacaggcctttaatcccagcacttgggaggcagagccaggcagatctctgtgagttcgaggccagcctggtctacagagagagatccaggacaggcaccaaaactacacagagaaaccctgccttgaaccgcccacccccccaaaagaaaactcaaaaagaaGTGACTTCTTTCGTAGCACCTTTTTGTTGGTACTGTAGATATGTGGTACACAGTAACGTCCTCATTTTCATCTCGAGTCGtacttccttctgtttttctcttgattAGTCACGTGTTGCCAGTTCTGTGACTCCTAATGAACCAAATCTGGGTTTGAAAAGACTCACTGATTATTTATGTCATTAAATATGTCAtctcctccctttttctctctctgcctctctgggctTTCCTTGACCCCTTTTTATTTATCAGTTCTTCTAGTAGAAATAAAAAAGGTGCCATATGTAATGAAACATTTTTAGTAGCTATATTAAAACATAAGTAGATTAAAATTTTGATGAGATCCTTTATTTAACCCAGTAGATTAATGCCGTTctgctgggccagtgagatggctctgcgAGTAAGGTGCTGAGGaagggacctgagttccatcctctgGACCCCACAGTCAGCTCTCTGACCTCCTCTGCCAGCACGTGTGTCCCCCACCCACGTGCTCACACACTAGATAAGTCTTTTCAATGAAATTCAGAGAATGATTCTAGCATATAATCAATAAGAAATGACCAAATCAAAGTATAAAGCTTCAAAATCgagtgtttctctccatttgctgTACCTTTCTATTTGATAAGTCACCCTTAGGTTCTTGATAGTGCTCCTGGCTGTGTGGACAGCGCAGCACAGCCTGGAGATGGGCACATTGCTCATTGCTTCCTGGCTCTTGTGAAGTTCCCATGCGACTGCACTTTCCGCATGTATCACTTTCACAGCAGTTTCTGTGTTTGTTAGGGGTTTGTCACTGTCCGAGACAGAATATTTTCCTGATAGTTCTttgtctgtcttgtctgtctAATAACTATTTCTTaggttggggtgtggctcagggtcAAAACATTTCTCtagtgtgcacaaggccctgtgttcaatccccactACAACCAAGATAGCAATGTGTTTTAGTTGTCAGTTTGTATGGATTCTGTAGGTGTCTTTTGTTAATGGTTGAAAGCTTTACTGCGTGTTCAGAGACTATGCTCTGTGACTTTAGTCTTCCAACCTGTATCAGTCAGATTTTATAAACACGTTCTTCAGTGAATGGATGTGCTGCCGTCCTGTGTTGTGATGTCCTCTGTGGAAGCTCAGTAAGTGTAGTTTTGAGTCTTGTTGAAAGGTTCACATCTTcactccctgctcccctccctttGGTCCTCTTGTCAGTGACTGAGAGAGGAGGTTAAAGTTTCTGTGTCTTGTTTACTCATCTCCCCTCCACTTCTAAttttgctgcttttctttttttaaatcatgctGTTAAGAGCACATAAGTGGAATTGTATATTTATGACAGATAGAGTATTATTTTACTTGGAAGTGGCCCACCAGGTGGTTGCAGGCAGTAAAATGACTCCAGAGTACTGCCAGGGCCTGGTGCTGGAATGACTCCAGAGCACTGCCCAGTCTGCATTCCACAGACCTCATCCCTGCTCCGGTTCCTTCACAGTTACTGATTTTGATTTGCAGAGGTTAGCTGTATTTTAAAGTGTGGTTATTGTTAATTTATCAGCTAATGCTTACTGTAGAAGTATTTGTTTAATCATTAAGAAAGTGCATCTAAAAATATGGTTCATGTGGTTAATAGTAGACTGGCTACTAGAGTCACATGCTCTGCTAGACACATTTTCTCTTTGAACAGCACTGTCGTGGAGGGTGAGAGCAAGGCAAATTCAGTTTGATTTATAGTTGCAGGTGCAGAGCCAATAGAATGTCAGAACTGGAGAGGGCCCTAAACACAGCCTCAGATTACCTTTGAGCTGTTTGAAAATACCACAAAAAGGATATCTGAAATATGATTTGAATTCAGGATTTTTTCCATTAAGTTTATTTTGTAGAAGATACAGAATTGTGGTTTAAACTTTATATGGTACAGAAGGCTGTAAAGTGAAGTAAGTTCCCTGTCCTCCCATCTAAAATATCCTCTTGTTGGCTATGGCCCTGGGACCATGCTGGAAAACCTGAAGAATATGAGTTGAGTATCCCCAGTGACAAACAGCTTGGGGTATTGGATTGTTTGGTGATTAGTAATGCTCAGCTGGCAATGTGCTAATATTCCAAAATCCAAGAAACTGAAATCTGAAACATCTCTTGACCAAGCACATTGGATAAGGGAGACTCAGCCTGTGATAAGAATTGATTGccaggctgggcagagagaagaataaTAGTTATGTGGGTAGGAACTAgcacaagagtaaaaatatttttgtatttctgtatgtaaactgtgtgtgtaaatgctctttagaaaacaaactaaaattcaGATACAAGGAATCCTGAGACTTGAAGATATTTTAACTTCTCTTACACCCCCGTTTAACCTCCTTATCATTACTTTTCACTGGATTCCAGTGAGCATGATATCATTTTCCCAGGACAAAGCTGAGAAGAGTGGGGTGTGGAGAGGCTGGGTGTAGCTCACACTAGTATGTACAGACTTGCAGTTTATAGGCAGACACACGAGAGAACAAAAGTGGTGAGTGGATCAGAATTCTGGAGGCAGATTAGTCACAGAGCCACAGTCTGCAGGTCATTCTGCTTACAAGAAGGAATAAAAAGACCAGGGCTTCACTGTAGGGCCTGAATCATCAATAAGTATTTATCACAAAGTTTTTACTTATGGAAAGCATCAGTTAGTGTGAGGCTGAGTGGGCTTTTCTGCAGTCACAGTATCTGTTTGTAATCTTCAGACTCCTCATTACTGATCTTTATATTTGATTTTCAGTCCCACTCACTTACATGATAATTTCAAGAGATGTAATGTTGATCGCTGCAGTCTTTTATGTCAGATACCGAACTCTGCCAACACCGGTAAGTTTCAGAAAACAGTCCTTCACATTACTTACAAATATATTCTGTTGAGTGCAACCTCACTTTCTGAGACTAATTTGAACACACTAGTAGTGTGTTTTAAAAGCTGGATTTCtgcctgggcatggtgacacatgctttttatCTCattattccagaggcagaagcaagtagatCTCCATGAGGTTGAGACTAGTCTGGGGTCTACAGGACTACAATCAGATtcctaatctcaaaaaaaaaaaaaaacaaaaaacaaaaccaaacaaacaaaaaaaaccaaaaagtgaTTTCTATTAAGTTCAGCTTTTCAGTTGATGGTATATGAAACCTGGGATAGCTAACCAGGCCCCAAGCACCTCACTCTTAGAGCCGTTTCTAGCTTCGAGCTATGTATTTTCATTTAGCCTCACCATGGATGATttagaagttattttttaaattagtcatAGAAGAATGGAATGACTTGCTACATACTAGTTCACTGGTTCTATAAATATTTGAGTATATAAGTATAGCATTGTCTCAGaaaaatagatatatattttatttattttttgttttaacctGTAAAACAGAATAACATAAGTTTCTTTGGGGAAAATATGTGATGGAGCAAACTTTGTTAGAGCAATTGTATACAATGTTGTAGAACTTGACAGATCTATATTTTAAAGAATCTTATTTTCCGTAGCCTAGAATGATTAGCAAGGTGTGTAAATAGTGCTTATTTAACATGATAAGGAAGATGCCTATACATTGGGGATAGTCATAGGGTAAGCGCTGGTAACTTTTGTTTGAAACCTGACGATgaattgaaacttttttttcttttggcagaGAACTCTAGCTAAGTACTTCAATCCCTGCTATGCTACCGCTAGGTTAAAACCCACATTCATCAGCAAGGTAAGAGACTCCCAGCAGCCTTTCAAAGAAGTCGGTCCTTCCTGAACTTTATTAGACTGGAGAGAATGTAAAAGTCTCAGGATCAGCTTAGAACGAAAGCATTCTTAACCATGCGTGTGGGAGTGTGTACGCGCACATGTGTGGAAGGTAGAGGCATCttgtgggggtcagttctctctttccatcttgttggtcttgggaattgaactcaggttgtcaggcttggttaCAGGCACTTTTGATTGCTAGTCATCTTAACCAACTTGAATGAGACGAATTTAAATGTGTTGGTTAGAAGGGCTAGAATTGTCAGACAGACAATTTCAAGTTAATTCTTCTGTCATCTAAATTGTCTTAGATCTGTAGTGTATGCAGTTTGTCTTTGTTGATGTGCTAAGAATTAAACCTTGAATGAGATCATAGGGTAGGTAAAAAGTGAGATGTAAGTGCTTCTTGAGATGTAAGATTTCAATGAAGAGTCTCGTgcttttcctgtcttcctgtaGTCAGAACATCATATCTAAGaccttttcatttgttcattcattcattcattcattcattttaattgcAGGTGCCTATATGtagtatgtgagtgtgagtgtgtatgtgtgtgtgtgtgtgtgtgtgtgtgtgtgtgtgtgtgtgtgtgtgtgtatgtatgtgtaggctGGCATAGGTAGTCTTCCTCTCACTCTTTACAATTAATGATTGAGGCAGCTCTcagctgaacctggagcttgccttAGCTCTAGGGATCTCCTGTCTCTTTAccctgctgagctatttctctagccccaatccttttatttttaagtgttagaTGAAAAGGGACTAAAAAGTTTACTCTAAATTGTCAATGTGTTTTGTTAAGTCTTTTTCAGGATCATAAATATACATCACCCTTTgcacagaaaaaaagatattaaTGTATTGATAACTTCACTTAAGTCATCCTTCCATTCTATTTCTTGTGACAGATGTAACAGATTAGATATCCTTGGGACAGAGGGACCATTGTCTTTGTACAGGCACAGACTATTACAACATACAGGGAGCTTTTAGCTTCATGTGACTTTATTTGTGTGAAGGGCAACAATTTGAATATAGAACTTCATAGAAAATCACTTGGAGCGCTGGGACAAACACACCAATAAACGCTTGTTCTTATAGGAAGTTTCTCAGATGGAAtgtgttgtttattttaaaaatcacactgtGATCACTGTCATTTGACTGCAGAATGAATAATAGGACCAAGCTGCGTCTCTGTACACCTTCCTTAACTGCATCATACCCAGATTATTTCATAGACTGTCATCTTAGACTGTTTCTGGTCTGTCTTGTGATGTTGAGGATAGGTAGTACTTATTTCCCAGAGGAATCATGAGATCGTGGCAGTGAATGCATTTTGGTTTTCTGACCTCACAGGGTGTGGCAGGCAGCATGTAAAGTGGCCTTGGAAgtctgggttctgggtttggctCTTGTGCTTACTGTGATCCTCTCACCCAGGGAGAAGCCACTTCATTGTTTCATGTTTACAGAGCTGTTTGAATGGATAGCTAGGAACTACGGCAAAGAATTTAGTAAGAATTGTATAGCATCATTGAACTGCTGTGGGATTCAAGATGTGGTACTTCCTGATGGTTGTCACTACCCTCGTAAAGAAAGCTGTGTAGGCAGATAGGTCAGTTGGTGACTCTGACCTGTTAGGTATTCTCACCTAGGAATGCCAACTTTGGCATGGATAATGCTGTTCAATCCAGAATGCTTAGAGTGTGTCACAATGAGTATACCTTTGCCTCAAAAGCTTAAAACAGAACCCATTTGACACTGTTCATTCATAATGCCTTTATTTTTAAGGTAAATACAGCAGTCCAGTTAATTTTGGTGGCAGCTTCCTTGGCAGCTCCAGTTTTCAATTACGCTGACAGCATTTATCTTCAGATACTGTGGTAAGCTATATTTAGAATTACTTTGAGAATATCAGTACAGTGGCTTTGTACTGTGACAATCCTAGAATGACTTTGTTCTTAAAGTGTTTAATGAACAGTAGGTAGACAAAGCTCTGACCATCCCCTGTTCCCTTCTTTCTATTCTTCTACTACTTCTCCTGATTTTAtttgctgtcttttttctttgtaaatactcatgagtccacttagtgctgctTGTATGTACTAGGGTATGGGTAACCCCTAAGGAGccaagtctctgaagaaaaccAATTCTCCTTCCCCCAACAGCCATTagttgccaatagcttctcaaaAAGGGGTAGAACTTCATGAGTCCCAACCGTATTCATGCAGAGATTTTAGCTGGCTTGCGCTGGTCTTATGCATGTGTACAGTCATAGCCACTGTAAGTTCATGTGTGTAGTGTCACCATCATGTCCAATAAATACTATTTTGTTGCAAATGCCCACtacctctggctcctaaaatttTCCCCTGCTTTTTGCATGATGGTCCCTGAGCCATGGTGTTAGGAAGTGTGATATAGCTCTTCTATTTGCAGCTGGGCACTCAACAGTCTCTCAGAAGCAAGTTTTGCCCAGCTTGAACCCTGAAAGCTACAATAGCAAGTGTttgcagtagtggcacaaatagttatgggaataaccaatcactttctgattggatttaaaaccTACTCCACAAGATAGAACTAAAGCCTGCTTCCATTAACAGGACCCCAAACCAGTGGCTGGCTAAGTCATAGATCCTAGGAGAGAACTTAATACTATCATTTTGCTAAACGGAGATAGTAATGAGTTGCCTCTAGGTTCCTATTTTTATACCCATATGTTAGTGCATCTCCCGCTCCTCACCAGAGAAGCCTCTTTTTATAGTAGAGGGGAATTAACATAACTGGCCAGAGTGCGCTGTCATTCTTAACCTTACTCTCAGGCCTGGAGCATAGAAGTTAGCAGTCACAACTTGGAAGAATGAGAAGTATTGCCAATGTGTTAAGAGttttagaggaagaaaaagtaATAAGAAGTAGCATTTGAGCCATAACTACAGGTGAACGGGGCCCTCAGCAGACATTCTGAACAGTGATGTTGAGGATCCAGGCTAGTGGGGGGGACACACAGTGAAAGCactttgaatcttttttttttttttttttttttggtttttcgagacagcgtttcgctgtgtagcttttgtgcctttcctggaactcgctttggagaccaggctggcttcgaactcacagagatccgcctgcctctgcctcccgagtgctgggattcaaggcatgcgccaccaccacccagctagcaCTTTGAATCTTGAGCTAATTACTGTTGTGGGGTAATCTTTTTGCACACTCTAAAGATGTGTCAttgttattggtttaataaagagctgaatggccaatagctaggagaggataggcgggacttctgaggagagaggaactctgggaaaaagaGGGGGGATTTACCAGCCTGACATGGAGttggatgtagcaggaatcttaacaggttttattaataaaatcaaacctagcgctaagtattggggtgaagctggaagactagagaagcagaacaagccacagctacctcacctcgccaattcctcagctgatcctgtttcctcagactggaagcccctgagtcctcatccagaatgaatttcagctgaactgctgctcaaaagcctgaaaacttaaccagccaaatgtttctagtttctggtcttcacaccttatatatctttctgccttctaccatcactccctgggattaaaggctcactttctggggttaaaggcgtgagtcaccatgcctggctatatccttgaacacatggatttctgcctctggaatgctaggattaaaggcgtgtgctaccactgcctaacctctatgtttaatattgttatgttctgttctctgaccccaaataagtttattagagtgcacaatatttcagggaacacaatactgctacagttggacatacagaatggcagaacgtagattaatagaaatgggttaatttaagttataagaactagttggagatcaagcctaagctaaggtcaagctttcataattaataagttagTCTGTCATcatttgtgggctggtggtctAAAGAAAGTCCTATGAAAAAGCTTCATACAAATTACTCATTTGTAAATGTCTTAAAATGTGTCAAAATCAAACTTATAAGCATTCCAAATAGGCTGCCATGTTGATTTGCATTTTGATAaacttttaattataattaaaacatgCTTTAGCAGTCTGAACAAATGTGGTTGGTAAATCAAAGTGAATTATactaaagacttttaaaaatgatacagTTTGAACTTTATTTTCTTGCATAAAATGAAGGTCCTCCCCCCTTGGTGTTTTGGTTCTTCAAtggaagttttctttctttcaaattgcATCCATATGTAACCAgattctcctgtttttgtttcaaGGTAGTGCATGACTTTAGATCTGTCCCAAGCAGTCTAAGTAAGAGCTCTATAGATTTGTGCCGTGTTTCTCCGGTCTTTTTATAGTTGTCTGTACAAATTTGGTTTTGTGGAGAAAAATGAGAACATAGAGTTGTGGTCAGAAAAACAGTTGCTAGCACTGCTAGTCTGTAGGCCGTGGCAATTAGATGACTTTCATTTGGCATCACCAATTCAGATGAAGTTTTTATTAAAGGAAGTCATGGATTTAGATTTCTGTAGTTAGACAGTTCTGTCACACAGTTCTGTTTTCTTAGTCCATCTTTGACGTGTGTGCTTTATGATTTCTGCTGTTAGTGTTTTTAGAGTTGACAGCTGAGTCCCATTTCTCTCCAAGGTGTTGTACAGCCTTCACTACAGCTGCGTCAGCATACAGTTATTATCACTATGGTCGGAAAACTGTTCAGGTGATAAAGGGCAAATGAGAGGCATCCAGCTCCAGCGGCAAGGAAGCGACttgcatcagcagcagcagcagcaccagcgaAAGCTACAGGACTTTCCCCATCTTGGTGTTCAGCGTGTGAAAGGACTTGTCAGGCAAACCATGT of Peromyscus maniculatus bairdii isolate BWxNUB_F1_BW_parent chromosome 4, HU_Pman_BW_mat_3.1, whole genome shotgun sequence contains these proteins:
- the Crls1 gene encoding cardiolipin synthase (CMP-forming) isoform X2, producing MPQYENPWTIPNMLSMTRIGLAPVLGYLILEEDFNVALGVFALAGLTDLLDGFIARNWANQKSALGSALDPLADKVLISILYVSLTYADLIPVPLTYMIISRDVMLIAAVFYVRYRTLPTPRTLAKYFNPCYATARLKPTFISKVNTAVQLILVAASLAAPVFNYADSIYLQILWCCTAFTTAASAYSYYHYGRKTVQVIKGK
- the Crls1 gene encoding cardiolipin synthase (CMP-forming) isoform X3 — protein: MLSMTRIGLAPVLGYLILEEDFNVALGVFALAGLTDLLDGFIARNWANQKSALGSALDPLADKVLISILYVSLTYADLIPVPLTYMIISRDVMLIAAVFYVRYRTLPTPRTLAKYFNPCYATARLKPTFISKVNTAVQLILVAASLAAPVFNYADSIYLQILWCCTAFTTAASAYSYYHYGRKTVQVIKGK